The region TAAGTTCAGGCAAAAAATGCAAAATAACAAAATTAAATGCCACGGGAAAGCTCTTACAAAAGCTCTTAGATATGGGATTTGTTATAGGCGCTACTATAGAAGTCATAAGAGAAGCGCCGCTTTATGATCCCGTAGAGCTTAAAATTCATAATTACTTAATATCA is a window of Campylobacter sp. CCUG 57310 DNA encoding:
- a CDS encoding FeoA family protein, with amino-acid sequence MNLSLISSGKKCKITKLNATGKLLQKLLDMGFVIGATIEVIREAPLYDPVELKIHNYLISLRKSEAELIEVEELLKESA